ACGCCGGGCACGTCGCCGTCATTGAAGAAATGCACGCCGACATTGCGGATCAGGCCGCTGCGCTTGCCCAGGCCCGGCTCGAGCTTCCAGCCGGGCTGGTATTCGCCCTGCCAGCGCACATGGGCCAGGTTCTCGAGCGCGTTGCCGGCGCCGGCATCGGCCCAGACCAGGTAGGTATCGTGCGGGTAGTACTGCAGGGGCCGTACGCCGAACGCGGCCAGATCGGCCAGCCAGTCGCCGCGAACCTTGTCGGTGAACTGGACGAAGCGCAGACCCTTGCCGTTCCCGGCGGTGCGGTAGTCGCCGGCATTGCCGGGCGGCGTGAGCAGTGGATCGAAGGACAGGTCGCCGAAGCTGATCCGCTTGCCGGCGGCGTTCGCGCCGAGGGCGCCGTTCGCCGTCGCCACGATCTCCGAGTGGCCCAGGTCGACCGAGGTCGCCTGAGCATGACCCGGCCAGGCGCCGGTGCCGATACCTGCCGCAGCCACCGCCGCGGCCATGAACGCGGCCAGGCCGGCCGTTCTCGCGCTGGACATCGTTGATCCCTCCGGAAGCGTGTCTCGACCGGACCGGACGGCCCGGGTGCGCCGTACCATAGCACCGGTCGGCCGCGCCGACGTCCCCCCGGAAATGGACGCCACCGTATGGATTTCGTGATTCCCAGCACACCCCAGGCCAGCCTGGCCGTGGCCGGCGACAGCCGGCGCTTCCCGGTGCACCGGATCTACTGCATCGGCCGCAACTACGCCGAGCATGCCCGGGAGATGGGCGCGGAACCCGAACGGGGCAATCCCGTGTTCTTCCTGAAGCCTCCGGACAGCGTGACCGACCTGCCCGGCGTGGTCGCCTATCCCCCCGGCACCAGCGACCTGCACCATGAGGTGGAGCTGGTCGTCGCACTGCACGGCGGCGGCAGGGACATCGAGCCCGCCGATGCCTTGTCGCTGGTCTGGGGCTACGGCATCGGGCTGGACCTCACCCGGCGCGACCTTCAGGGTGCCGCCAAGGCCCGGGGACTGCCCTGGGACACCGGGAAATCGTTCGAACAGGCGGCGCCCTGCGGCCCCCTGCATCCGGTCGCGCAGGTCGGCCACCCTTCGGCGGGTGCGATCACCCTGGACGTGGCGGACACCCTTCGCCAGCGCGGCGACCTGGCCGACATG
This genomic interval from Lysobacterales bacterium contains the following:
- a CDS encoding fumarylacetoacetate hydrolase family protein, with protein sequence MDFVIPSTPQASLAVAGDSRRFPVHRIYCIGRNYAEHAREMGAEPERGNPVFFLKPPDSVTDLPGVVAYPPGTSDLHHEVELVVALHGGGRDIEPADALSLVWGYGIGLDLTRRDLQGAAKARGLPWDTGKSFEQAAPCGPLHPVAQVGHPSAGAITLDVADTLRQRGDLADMLFPVAEVIAHLSRLFTLAPGDLLFTGTPAGVGPLQRGERFRAAIAGLGEVEGRMV